One window from the genome of Apus apus isolate bApuApu2 chromosome 12, bApuApu2.pri.cur, whole genome shotgun sequence encodes:
- the LOC127389560 gene encoding H(+)/Cl(-) exchange transporter 5 isoform X3: MDQKGYRRGSFQSSTSDEDMLEIAGASLDFSMADDDPPLDREMGGFSSYNGGGMNGTSTMMDFLEEPLPGVGTYEDFNTIDWVREKSRDRDRHREITSRSKESTWALIHSVSDAFSGWLLMLLIGLLAGSLAGLIDISAHWMTDLKEGVCLAGFWFNHEHCCWKSNTTFTDRDKCPEWMSWSQLILGHGEGAFAYILNYFMYVIWALLFSLLAVLLVKGFAPYACGSGIPEIKTILSGFIIRGYLGKWTLIIKTITLVLAVSSGLSLGKEGPLVHVACCCGNILCHLFTKYRKNEAKRREVLSAAAAAGVSVAFGAPIGGVLFSLEEVSYYFPLKTLWRSFFAALVAAFTLRSINPFGNSRLVLFYVEFHMPWHLLELVPFILLGIFGGLWGAFFIRSNIAWCRRRKTTRLGKYPVLEVLVVTALTAVLAFPNEYTRMSTSELISELFNDCGILDSSKLCEYVNDFNSTKGDDLPDRAAGPGVYTAMWQLALALVMKVFITIFTFGMKVPSGLFIPSMAVGAITGRLLGVAVEQLAYYHHDWAIFSGWCSQGADCITPGLYAMVGAAACLGGVTRMTVSLVVIMFELTGGLEYIVPLMAAAMTSKWVADAIGREGIYDAHIRLNGYPFLEAKEEFSHKTLAMDVMRPRRSDPPLTVITQDSMTVEDVETIINETTYSGYPVVVSRESQRLVGFVLRRDLIISIENARKKQDGIVSTSIIYFTDHSPPLPPSSPSMLKLRSILDLSPFTVTDQTPMEIVIDIFRKLGLRQCLVTHNGKLLGIITKKDVLKHIAQLANQDPDSILFN; the protein is encoded by the exons GATTTTCCTCGTATAATGGAGGAGGGATGAACGGCACAAGCACAATGATGGATTTCCTGGAGGAGCCTCTTCCTGGTGTGGGGACCTACGAAGACTTTAACACTATAGATTGGGTGCGAGAGAAGTCCAGGGACCGGGACAGGCACAGAGAG ATCACCAGCAGGAGTAAAGAGTCCACGTGGGCTCTGATCCACAGCGTGAGCGACGCCTTTTCTGGCTGGTTGTTGATGCTCCTCATCGGGTTGTTGGCAG GTTCCCTAGCGGGTCTGATAGACATTTCTGCTCACTGGATGACAGATCTGAAGGAAGGAGTGTGTCTAGCAGGCTTCTGGTTTAACCAtgagcactgctgctggaaatCCAACACGACCTTCACAGACAGAGACAAGTGTCCTGAGTGGATGAGCTGGTCCCAGCTGATCCTGGGCCATGGAGAG GGGGCCTTTGCATACATTCTCAACTACTTCATGTACGTCATCTGGGCCTTGTTGTTCTCCCTCCTTGCTGTGTTACTTGTGAAGGGGTTTGCTCCTTATGCCTGTGGCTCAGGAATCCCAGAG ATCAAAACTATCTTAAGTGGTTTCATCATTAGAGGCTACCTGGGCAAGTGGACGTTGATCATCAAAACCATCACCTTAGTGTTGGCTGTGTCCTCTGGGCTGAGCCTGGGCAAAGAGGGGCCCCTGGTGCACGTcgcctgctgctgtgggaacaTCTTGTGCCACCTCTTCACCAAGTACAGGAAGAACGAGGCGAAGCGCAGAGAG GTTTtatcagcagctgcagctgctggtgtgtCTGTAGCTTTCGGCGCCCCGATCGGAGGAGTGCTCTTTAGTCTGGAAGAG GTCAGTTACTACTTCCCTCTCAAGACGCTGTGGCGCTCCTTCTTCGCCGCTCTGGTCGCTGCCTTTACCCTGCGCTCCATCAACCCTTTTGGGAACAGCCGCCTGGTGCTCTTCTACGTGGAGTTTCACATGCCATGGCACCTTCTGGAGCTCGTGCCATTCATCCTCTTGGGAATATTCGGTGGGCTTTGGGGAGCCTTCTTCATCCGCAGCAACATCGCCTGGTGCAGGCGACGCAAGACGACCAGGCTTGGGAAGTACCCGGTGCTGGAGGTGTTGGTGGTGACCGCCCTGACGGCCGTGCTGGCCTTCCCCAACGAGTACACCAGGATGAGCACCAGTGAGCTGATTTCTGAGCTTTTCAATGACTGTGGGATTTTGGACTCGTCCAAACTCTGCGAGTATGTGAACGATTTCAACAGCACCAAAGGGGATGACCTGCCAGACCGGGCTGCGGGCCCAGGGGTCTACACAGCCATGTGGCAGCTGGCTTTGGCCCTTGTCATGAAAGTCTTCATCACCATCTTCACCTTTGGCATGAAG GTGCCCTCGGGTCTCTTCATCCCCAGCATGGCAGTGGGGGCCATCACTGGCCGGCTGCTCGGGgtggctgtggagcagctggCCTATTACCACCACGACTGGGCCATCTTCAGTGGCTGGTGCAGCCAAGGAGCAGACTGCATCACCCCTGGCCTCTACGCCATGGTCGGGGCTGCAGCCTGTCTAG GTGGGGTGACCCGAATGACCGTGTCCCTGGTGGTCATTATGTTTGAGCTCACTGGTGGGCTGGAATACATCGTGCCCTTGATGGCAGCAGCCATGACCAGCAAGTGGGTGGCTGATGCCATCGGGCGAGAAGGCATTTATGACGCCCACATCCGCCTCAACGGGTACCCCTTCCTGGAGGCCAAGGAGGAGTTCTCACACAAGACCCTGGCCATGGACGTGATGAGGCCGCGGAGGAGCGACCCGCCTCTGACCGTCATCACGCAGGACAGCATGACTGTGGAAGATGTTGAGACCATCATCAATGAAACCACCTACAGTGGCTACCCCGTGGTGGTGTCACGGGAGTCCCAAAGGCTCGTTGGGTTTGTCCTGAGGAGGGACCTCATCATTTCAATTG aaaatGCCCGGAAGAAGCAGGATGGGATTGTGAGCActtcaattatttatttcactgaCCACTCTCCTCCGCTGCCTCCAAGCTCCCCCTCCATGCTGAAACTCAGGAGCATCCTGGACCTCAGTCCCTTCACAGTGACAGACCAAACACCCATGGAAATTGTCATTGATATATTTCGCAAGCTGGGCCTGCGCCAGTGCCTGGTGACCCACAACGG GAAGCTGCTCGGGATCATCACCAAAAAGGATGTATTGAAGCACATTGCACAGCTGGCCAACCAGGACCCAGATTCTATCCTCTTCAACTGA
- the LOC127389560 gene encoding H(+)/Cl(-) exchange transporter 5 isoform X2, translated as MGLEALAMDQKGYRRGSFQSSTSDEDMLEIAGASLDFSMADDDPPLDREMGGFSSYNGGGMNGTSTMMDFLEEPLPGVGTYEDFNTIDWVREKSRDRDRHREITSRSKESTWALIHSVSDAFSGWLLMLLIGLLAGSLAGLIDISAHWMTDLKEGVCLAGFWFNHEHCCWKSNTTFTDRDKCPEWMSWSQLILGHGEGAFAYILNYFMYVIWALLFSLLAVLLVKGFAPYACGSGIPEIKTILSGFIIRGYLGKWTLIIKTITLVLAVSSGLSLGKEGPLVHVACCCGNILCHLFTKYRKNEAKRREVLSAAAAAGVSVAFGAPIGGVLFSLEEVSYYFPLKTLWRSFFAALVAAFTLRSINPFGNSRLVLFYVEFHMPWHLLELVPFILLGIFGGLWGAFFIRSNIAWCRRRKTTRLGKYPVLEVLVVTALTAVLAFPNEYTRMSTSELISELFNDCGILDSSKLCEYVNDFNSTKGDDLPDRAAGPGVYTAMWQLALALVMKVFITIFTFGMKVPSGLFIPSMAVGAITGRLLGVAVEQLAYYHHDWAIFSGWCSQGADCITPGLYAMVGAAACLGGVTRMTVSLVVIMFELTGGLEYIVPLMAAAMTSKWVADAIGREGIYDAHIRLNGYPFLEAKEEFSHKTLAMDVMRPRRSDPPLTVITQDSMTVEDVETIINETTYSGYPVVVSRESQRLVGFVLRRDLIISIENARKKQDGIVSTSIIYFTDHSPPLPPSSPSMLKLRSILDLSPFTVTDQTPMEIVIDIFRKLGLRQCLVTHNGKLLGIITKKDVLKHIAQLANQDPDSILFN; from the exons GATTTTCCTCGTATAATGGAGGAGGGATGAACGGCACAAGCACAATGATGGATTTCCTGGAGGAGCCTCTTCCTGGTGTGGGGACCTACGAAGACTTTAACACTATAGATTGGGTGCGAGAGAAGTCCAGGGACCGGGACAGGCACAGAGAG ATCACCAGCAGGAGTAAAGAGTCCACGTGGGCTCTGATCCACAGCGTGAGCGACGCCTTTTCTGGCTGGTTGTTGATGCTCCTCATCGGGTTGTTGGCAG GTTCCCTAGCGGGTCTGATAGACATTTCTGCTCACTGGATGACAGATCTGAAGGAAGGAGTGTGTCTAGCAGGCTTCTGGTTTAACCAtgagcactgctgctggaaatCCAACACGACCTTCACAGACAGAGACAAGTGTCCTGAGTGGATGAGCTGGTCCCAGCTGATCCTGGGCCATGGAGAG GGGGCCTTTGCATACATTCTCAACTACTTCATGTACGTCATCTGGGCCTTGTTGTTCTCCCTCCTTGCTGTGTTACTTGTGAAGGGGTTTGCTCCTTATGCCTGTGGCTCAGGAATCCCAGAG ATCAAAACTATCTTAAGTGGTTTCATCATTAGAGGCTACCTGGGCAAGTGGACGTTGATCATCAAAACCATCACCTTAGTGTTGGCTGTGTCCTCTGGGCTGAGCCTGGGCAAAGAGGGGCCCCTGGTGCACGTcgcctgctgctgtgggaacaTCTTGTGCCACCTCTTCACCAAGTACAGGAAGAACGAGGCGAAGCGCAGAGAG GTTTtatcagcagctgcagctgctggtgtgtCTGTAGCTTTCGGCGCCCCGATCGGAGGAGTGCTCTTTAGTCTGGAAGAG GTCAGTTACTACTTCCCTCTCAAGACGCTGTGGCGCTCCTTCTTCGCCGCTCTGGTCGCTGCCTTTACCCTGCGCTCCATCAACCCTTTTGGGAACAGCCGCCTGGTGCTCTTCTACGTGGAGTTTCACATGCCATGGCACCTTCTGGAGCTCGTGCCATTCATCCTCTTGGGAATATTCGGTGGGCTTTGGGGAGCCTTCTTCATCCGCAGCAACATCGCCTGGTGCAGGCGACGCAAGACGACCAGGCTTGGGAAGTACCCGGTGCTGGAGGTGTTGGTGGTGACCGCCCTGACGGCCGTGCTGGCCTTCCCCAACGAGTACACCAGGATGAGCACCAGTGAGCTGATTTCTGAGCTTTTCAATGACTGTGGGATTTTGGACTCGTCCAAACTCTGCGAGTATGTGAACGATTTCAACAGCACCAAAGGGGATGACCTGCCAGACCGGGCTGCGGGCCCAGGGGTCTACACAGCCATGTGGCAGCTGGCTTTGGCCCTTGTCATGAAAGTCTTCATCACCATCTTCACCTTTGGCATGAAG GTGCCCTCGGGTCTCTTCATCCCCAGCATGGCAGTGGGGGCCATCACTGGCCGGCTGCTCGGGgtggctgtggagcagctggCCTATTACCACCACGACTGGGCCATCTTCAGTGGCTGGTGCAGCCAAGGAGCAGACTGCATCACCCCTGGCCTCTACGCCATGGTCGGGGCTGCAGCCTGTCTAG GTGGGGTGACCCGAATGACCGTGTCCCTGGTGGTCATTATGTTTGAGCTCACTGGTGGGCTGGAATACATCGTGCCCTTGATGGCAGCAGCCATGACCAGCAAGTGGGTGGCTGATGCCATCGGGCGAGAAGGCATTTATGACGCCCACATCCGCCTCAACGGGTACCCCTTCCTGGAGGCCAAGGAGGAGTTCTCACACAAGACCCTGGCCATGGACGTGATGAGGCCGCGGAGGAGCGACCCGCCTCTGACCGTCATCACGCAGGACAGCATGACTGTGGAAGATGTTGAGACCATCATCAATGAAACCACCTACAGTGGCTACCCCGTGGTGGTGTCACGGGAGTCCCAAAGGCTCGTTGGGTTTGTCCTGAGGAGGGACCTCATCATTTCAATTG aaaatGCCCGGAAGAAGCAGGATGGGATTGTGAGCActtcaattatttatttcactgaCCACTCTCCTCCGCTGCCTCCAAGCTCCCCCTCCATGCTGAAACTCAGGAGCATCCTGGACCTCAGTCCCTTCACAGTGACAGACCAAACACCCATGGAAATTGTCATTGATATATTTCGCAAGCTGGGCCTGCGCCAGTGCCTGGTGACCCACAACGG GAAGCTGCTCGGGATCATCACCAAAAAGGATGTATTGAAGCACATTGCACAGCTGGCCAACCAGGACCCAGATTCTATCCTCTTCAACTGA
- the LOC127389560 gene encoding H(+)/Cl(-) exchange transporter 5 isoform X1 has protein sequence MAARWHLRWAHPGPLGLEALAMDQKGYRRGSFQSSTSDEDMLEIAGASLDFSMADDDPPLDREMGGFSSYNGGGMNGTSTMMDFLEEPLPGVGTYEDFNTIDWVREKSRDRDRHREITSRSKESTWALIHSVSDAFSGWLLMLLIGLLAGSLAGLIDISAHWMTDLKEGVCLAGFWFNHEHCCWKSNTTFTDRDKCPEWMSWSQLILGHGEGAFAYILNYFMYVIWALLFSLLAVLLVKGFAPYACGSGIPEIKTILSGFIIRGYLGKWTLIIKTITLVLAVSSGLSLGKEGPLVHVACCCGNILCHLFTKYRKNEAKRREVLSAAAAAGVSVAFGAPIGGVLFSLEEVSYYFPLKTLWRSFFAALVAAFTLRSINPFGNSRLVLFYVEFHMPWHLLELVPFILLGIFGGLWGAFFIRSNIAWCRRRKTTRLGKYPVLEVLVVTALTAVLAFPNEYTRMSTSELISELFNDCGILDSSKLCEYVNDFNSTKGDDLPDRAAGPGVYTAMWQLALALVMKVFITIFTFGMKVPSGLFIPSMAVGAITGRLLGVAVEQLAYYHHDWAIFSGWCSQGADCITPGLYAMVGAAACLGGVTRMTVSLVVIMFELTGGLEYIVPLMAAAMTSKWVADAIGREGIYDAHIRLNGYPFLEAKEEFSHKTLAMDVMRPRRSDPPLTVITQDSMTVEDVETIINETTYSGYPVVVSRESQRLVGFVLRRDLIISIENARKKQDGIVSTSIIYFTDHSPPLPPSSPSMLKLRSILDLSPFTVTDQTPMEIVIDIFRKLGLRQCLVTHNGKLLGIITKKDVLKHIAQLANQDPDSILFN, from the exons GATTTTCCTCGTATAATGGAGGAGGGATGAACGGCACAAGCACAATGATGGATTTCCTGGAGGAGCCTCTTCCTGGTGTGGGGACCTACGAAGACTTTAACACTATAGATTGGGTGCGAGAGAAGTCCAGGGACCGGGACAGGCACAGAGAG ATCACCAGCAGGAGTAAAGAGTCCACGTGGGCTCTGATCCACAGCGTGAGCGACGCCTTTTCTGGCTGGTTGTTGATGCTCCTCATCGGGTTGTTGGCAG GTTCCCTAGCGGGTCTGATAGACATTTCTGCTCACTGGATGACAGATCTGAAGGAAGGAGTGTGTCTAGCAGGCTTCTGGTTTAACCAtgagcactgctgctggaaatCCAACACGACCTTCACAGACAGAGACAAGTGTCCTGAGTGGATGAGCTGGTCCCAGCTGATCCTGGGCCATGGAGAG GGGGCCTTTGCATACATTCTCAACTACTTCATGTACGTCATCTGGGCCTTGTTGTTCTCCCTCCTTGCTGTGTTACTTGTGAAGGGGTTTGCTCCTTATGCCTGTGGCTCAGGAATCCCAGAG ATCAAAACTATCTTAAGTGGTTTCATCATTAGAGGCTACCTGGGCAAGTGGACGTTGATCATCAAAACCATCACCTTAGTGTTGGCTGTGTCCTCTGGGCTGAGCCTGGGCAAAGAGGGGCCCCTGGTGCACGTcgcctgctgctgtgggaacaTCTTGTGCCACCTCTTCACCAAGTACAGGAAGAACGAGGCGAAGCGCAGAGAG GTTTtatcagcagctgcagctgctggtgtgtCTGTAGCTTTCGGCGCCCCGATCGGAGGAGTGCTCTTTAGTCTGGAAGAG GTCAGTTACTACTTCCCTCTCAAGACGCTGTGGCGCTCCTTCTTCGCCGCTCTGGTCGCTGCCTTTACCCTGCGCTCCATCAACCCTTTTGGGAACAGCCGCCTGGTGCTCTTCTACGTGGAGTTTCACATGCCATGGCACCTTCTGGAGCTCGTGCCATTCATCCTCTTGGGAATATTCGGTGGGCTTTGGGGAGCCTTCTTCATCCGCAGCAACATCGCCTGGTGCAGGCGACGCAAGACGACCAGGCTTGGGAAGTACCCGGTGCTGGAGGTGTTGGTGGTGACCGCCCTGACGGCCGTGCTGGCCTTCCCCAACGAGTACACCAGGATGAGCACCAGTGAGCTGATTTCTGAGCTTTTCAATGACTGTGGGATTTTGGACTCGTCCAAACTCTGCGAGTATGTGAACGATTTCAACAGCACCAAAGGGGATGACCTGCCAGACCGGGCTGCGGGCCCAGGGGTCTACACAGCCATGTGGCAGCTGGCTTTGGCCCTTGTCATGAAAGTCTTCATCACCATCTTCACCTTTGGCATGAAG GTGCCCTCGGGTCTCTTCATCCCCAGCATGGCAGTGGGGGCCATCACTGGCCGGCTGCTCGGGgtggctgtggagcagctggCCTATTACCACCACGACTGGGCCATCTTCAGTGGCTGGTGCAGCCAAGGAGCAGACTGCATCACCCCTGGCCTCTACGCCATGGTCGGGGCTGCAGCCTGTCTAG GTGGGGTGACCCGAATGACCGTGTCCCTGGTGGTCATTATGTTTGAGCTCACTGGTGGGCTGGAATACATCGTGCCCTTGATGGCAGCAGCCATGACCAGCAAGTGGGTGGCTGATGCCATCGGGCGAGAAGGCATTTATGACGCCCACATCCGCCTCAACGGGTACCCCTTCCTGGAGGCCAAGGAGGAGTTCTCACACAAGACCCTGGCCATGGACGTGATGAGGCCGCGGAGGAGCGACCCGCCTCTGACCGTCATCACGCAGGACAGCATGACTGTGGAAGATGTTGAGACCATCATCAATGAAACCACCTACAGTGGCTACCCCGTGGTGGTGTCACGGGAGTCCCAAAGGCTCGTTGGGTTTGTCCTGAGGAGGGACCTCATCATTTCAATTG aaaatGCCCGGAAGAAGCAGGATGGGATTGTGAGCActtcaattatttatttcactgaCCACTCTCCTCCGCTGCCTCCAAGCTCCCCCTCCATGCTGAAACTCAGGAGCATCCTGGACCTCAGTCCCTTCACAGTGACAGACCAAACACCCATGGAAATTGTCATTGATATATTTCGCAAGCTGGGCCTGCGCCAGTGCCTGGTGACCCACAACGG GAAGCTGCTCGGGATCATCACCAAAAAGGATGTATTGAAGCACATTGCACAGCTGGCCAACCAGGACCCAGATTCTATCCTCTTCAACTGA
- the LOC127389560 gene encoding H(+)/Cl(-) exchange transporter 5 isoform X4: protein MPGGQEENAVPASWIKRFSSYNGGGMNGTSTMMDFLEEPLPGVGTYEDFNTIDWVREKSRDRDRHREITSRSKESTWALIHSVSDAFSGWLLMLLIGLLAGSLAGLIDISAHWMTDLKEGVCLAGFWFNHEHCCWKSNTTFTDRDKCPEWMSWSQLILGHGEGAFAYILNYFMYVIWALLFSLLAVLLVKGFAPYACGSGIPEIKTILSGFIIRGYLGKWTLIIKTITLVLAVSSGLSLGKEGPLVHVACCCGNILCHLFTKYRKNEAKRREVLSAAAAAGVSVAFGAPIGGVLFSLEEVSYYFPLKTLWRSFFAALVAAFTLRSINPFGNSRLVLFYVEFHMPWHLLELVPFILLGIFGGLWGAFFIRSNIAWCRRRKTTRLGKYPVLEVLVVTALTAVLAFPNEYTRMSTSELISELFNDCGILDSSKLCEYVNDFNSTKGDDLPDRAAGPGVYTAMWQLALALVMKVFITIFTFGMKVPSGLFIPSMAVGAITGRLLGVAVEQLAYYHHDWAIFSGWCSQGADCITPGLYAMVGAAACLGGVTRMTVSLVVIMFELTGGLEYIVPLMAAAMTSKWVADAIGREGIYDAHIRLNGYPFLEAKEEFSHKTLAMDVMRPRRSDPPLTVITQDSMTVEDVETIINETTYSGYPVVVSRESQRLVGFVLRRDLIISIENARKKQDGIVSTSIIYFTDHSPPLPPSSPSMLKLRSILDLSPFTVTDQTPMEIVIDIFRKLGLRQCLVTHNGKLLGIITKKDVLKHIAQLANQDPDSILFN from the exons GATTTTCCTCGTATAATGGAGGAGGGATGAACGGCACAAGCACAATGATGGATTTCCTGGAGGAGCCTCTTCCTGGTGTGGGGACCTACGAAGACTTTAACACTATAGATTGGGTGCGAGAGAAGTCCAGGGACCGGGACAGGCACAGAGAG ATCACCAGCAGGAGTAAAGAGTCCACGTGGGCTCTGATCCACAGCGTGAGCGACGCCTTTTCTGGCTGGTTGTTGATGCTCCTCATCGGGTTGTTGGCAG GTTCCCTAGCGGGTCTGATAGACATTTCTGCTCACTGGATGACAGATCTGAAGGAAGGAGTGTGTCTAGCAGGCTTCTGGTTTAACCAtgagcactgctgctggaaatCCAACACGACCTTCACAGACAGAGACAAGTGTCCTGAGTGGATGAGCTGGTCCCAGCTGATCCTGGGCCATGGAGAG GGGGCCTTTGCATACATTCTCAACTACTTCATGTACGTCATCTGGGCCTTGTTGTTCTCCCTCCTTGCTGTGTTACTTGTGAAGGGGTTTGCTCCTTATGCCTGTGGCTCAGGAATCCCAGAG ATCAAAACTATCTTAAGTGGTTTCATCATTAGAGGCTACCTGGGCAAGTGGACGTTGATCATCAAAACCATCACCTTAGTGTTGGCTGTGTCCTCTGGGCTGAGCCTGGGCAAAGAGGGGCCCCTGGTGCACGTcgcctgctgctgtgggaacaTCTTGTGCCACCTCTTCACCAAGTACAGGAAGAACGAGGCGAAGCGCAGAGAG GTTTtatcagcagctgcagctgctggtgtgtCTGTAGCTTTCGGCGCCCCGATCGGAGGAGTGCTCTTTAGTCTGGAAGAG GTCAGTTACTACTTCCCTCTCAAGACGCTGTGGCGCTCCTTCTTCGCCGCTCTGGTCGCTGCCTTTACCCTGCGCTCCATCAACCCTTTTGGGAACAGCCGCCTGGTGCTCTTCTACGTGGAGTTTCACATGCCATGGCACCTTCTGGAGCTCGTGCCATTCATCCTCTTGGGAATATTCGGTGGGCTTTGGGGAGCCTTCTTCATCCGCAGCAACATCGCCTGGTGCAGGCGACGCAAGACGACCAGGCTTGGGAAGTACCCGGTGCTGGAGGTGTTGGTGGTGACCGCCCTGACGGCCGTGCTGGCCTTCCCCAACGAGTACACCAGGATGAGCACCAGTGAGCTGATTTCTGAGCTTTTCAATGACTGTGGGATTTTGGACTCGTCCAAACTCTGCGAGTATGTGAACGATTTCAACAGCACCAAAGGGGATGACCTGCCAGACCGGGCTGCGGGCCCAGGGGTCTACACAGCCATGTGGCAGCTGGCTTTGGCCCTTGTCATGAAAGTCTTCATCACCATCTTCACCTTTGGCATGAAG GTGCCCTCGGGTCTCTTCATCCCCAGCATGGCAGTGGGGGCCATCACTGGCCGGCTGCTCGGGgtggctgtggagcagctggCCTATTACCACCACGACTGGGCCATCTTCAGTGGCTGGTGCAGCCAAGGAGCAGACTGCATCACCCCTGGCCTCTACGCCATGGTCGGGGCTGCAGCCTGTCTAG GTGGGGTGACCCGAATGACCGTGTCCCTGGTGGTCATTATGTTTGAGCTCACTGGTGGGCTGGAATACATCGTGCCCTTGATGGCAGCAGCCATGACCAGCAAGTGGGTGGCTGATGCCATCGGGCGAGAAGGCATTTATGACGCCCACATCCGCCTCAACGGGTACCCCTTCCTGGAGGCCAAGGAGGAGTTCTCACACAAGACCCTGGCCATGGACGTGATGAGGCCGCGGAGGAGCGACCCGCCTCTGACCGTCATCACGCAGGACAGCATGACTGTGGAAGATGTTGAGACCATCATCAATGAAACCACCTACAGTGGCTACCCCGTGGTGGTGTCACGGGAGTCCCAAAGGCTCGTTGGGTTTGTCCTGAGGAGGGACCTCATCATTTCAATTG aaaatGCCCGGAAGAAGCAGGATGGGATTGTGAGCActtcaattatttatttcactgaCCACTCTCCTCCGCTGCCTCCAAGCTCCCCCTCCATGCTGAAACTCAGGAGCATCCTGGACCTCAGTCCCTTCACAGTGACAGACCAAACACCCATGGAAATTGTCATTGATATATTTCGCAAGCTGGGCCTGCGCCAGTGCCTGGTGACCCACAACGG GAAGCTGCTCGGGATCATCACCAAAAAGGATGTATTGAAGCACATTGCACAGCTGGCCAACCAGGACCCAGATTCTATCCTCTTCAACTGA